Below is a window of Halomonas sp. Bachu 37 DNA.
AAATATCGCCAGGCGTGGATCGCCGTTCAGGTCGACATTCAGGTCGTTGGCACCGGGGCGGCTATCGCGTGGCAAGGGGTGCATGACAATGGTGCTGTCACTGCAGCGCTGGTCGAGGAAGTCCCTGTTGACCATGAAATCATTGGAAAGCCCCTGAAAGCTCTCGTTCATCTCGTCGGTAAAGCGCTCTTTCTGAATGCGAGTGGTATAGACCACGTCTAAATCCGAGAAGTCGCAGGCCAAAGAGTCGCGCTGTTCAATGCGGTGGCCGCGCGATGCCACCAGGTTGGTCAGCGTCGAGGGCATCTCCAGCCCAGGCGGCGATACCAGAGTGATGCGCAGCGGATCGTAGAGAGAGAGCAGCTTGATCAACGAATGAACCGTGCGGCCGTACTTGAGGTCGCCGGTCAGCAGAATATGCGCACCAGCGAGTGACTTGCCTAAACGCTGAAATTCCTTGTCGATGGTATAGAGGTCCAGCAAGGCCTGGCTGGGATGTTCTCCCGGCCCATCGCCGCCGTTGATTACCGGCACGTTCGTCGCTGCGGCAAACTCCGCCACCGAGCCCTGGTCGGGATGACGCATTACGATGGCATCGCAGTACCCGCTCATGACTCGGCTGGTGTCATAAAGCGATTCACCCTTGGCCATGGACGAGAAAGTAAAGCCCGTGGTGTCGCATACACTGCCGCCTAACCGGCAGAATGCCGCATTGAAGCTCACTCGAGTCCGGGTACTCGCCTCGAAGAACAGGTTGCCGAGTACCGCTCCTTCCAGCACACGGGTGACCTGGCGACGCTGGGCAACAGGTTCCATGCGTGACGCAACGCGCAAGAGATGGTCGACACTGTCGCGGCTCAAGGAGTCGACGGAAAGTAGATGGGAATTCATCGCAGGCCTCAACGTTAGGATGGACGGCGCTAGTGTAACCGCGAGAAGAAGCTCCACCGAACCTCTTTCGAGCATCGGCGGGCAACCCAAAGGAAACTTTCTTACAAACCCCTTGCCAACTCCGCTGTGAATCCGTAAAGTACGCAACCGCTGCCGGGGACGCCAAGCGTTTCCAGCGGTGGATGAAGGTGAAAACCTTCGGATTGTCAGGAGGTTAGCGAAGTTTTGCTCTCTCGCTTCACGCGCTGACATCAGCGGTTGACAATCACCCGGAAATGCGTAGAATGCGCTTTCCTCGCTGAGGCAAGCCAGTTCAACGGCAAGCCAGTGACTTCTCTTGAAGTTCAGCAGCGAAACAGCTCTTTAACAATTTGATCAGGTAATTCATGTGGGCGCTTGTCGATGAGGGTGACAAATCACCTATTATCAAGGCAAGCGACTCGTCAAAGGCTTCGGCCTAAGACTGAATTCGTTTGAAACCTTGAGCCAAGATTGGTTCGCTTTCTCCTTCGGGAGAGCAAGAACCGCAATGATTGTAAACTGAAGAGTTTGATCATGGCTCAGATTGAACGCTGGCGGCAGGCCTAACACATGCAAGTCGAGCGGTAACAGGGGAAGCTTGCTTCCCGCTGACGAGCGGCGGACGGGTGAGTAATGCATAGGAATCTGCCCGGTAGTGGGGGATAACCTGGGGAAACCCAGGCTAATACCGCATACGTCCTACGGGAGAAAGGGGGCTTCGGCTCCCGCTATCGGATGAGCCTATGCCGGATTAGCTGGTTGGTGAGGTAAAGGCTCACCAAGGCGACGATCCGTAGCTGGTCTGAGAGGATGATCAGCCACATCGGGACTGAGACACGGCCCGAACTCCTACGGGAGGCAGCAGTGGGGAATATTGGACAATGGGGGCAACCCTGATCCAGCCATGCCGCGTGTGTGAAGAAGGCCCTCGGGTTGTAAAGCACTTTCAGCGAGGAAGAACGCCTTCGGGTTAATACCCCGGAGGAAAGACATCACTCGCAGAAGAAGCACCGGCTAACTCCGTGCCAGCAGCCGCGGTAATACGGAGGGTGCAAGCGTTAATCGGAATTACTGGGCGTAAAGCGCGCGTAGGCGGCGTGATAAGCCGGTTGTGAAAGCCCCGGGCTCAACCTGGGAACGGCATCCGGAACTGTCACGCTAGAGTGCAGGAGAGGAAGGTAGAATTCCCGGTGTAGCGGTGAAATGCGTAGAGATCGGGAGGAATACCAGTGGCGAAGGCGGCCTTCTGGACTGACACTGACGCTGAGGTGCGAAAGCGTGGGTAGCAAACAGGATTAGATACCCTGGTAGTCCACGCCGTAAACGATGTCGACCAGCCGTTGGGTGCCTTGAGCACTTTGTGGCGAAGTTAACGCGATAAGTCGACCGCCTGGGGAGTACGGCCGCAAGGTTAAAACTCAAATGAATTGACGGGGGCCCGCACAAGCGGTGGAGCATGTGGTTTAATTCGATGCAACGCGAAGAACCTTACCTACCCTTGACATCCTGCGAACCCGGAAGAGATTCCGGGGTGCCTTCGGGAACGCAGAGACAGGTGCTGCATGGCTGTCGTCAGCTCGTGTTGTGAAATGTTGGGTTAAGTCCCGTAACGAGCGCAACCCTTGTCCTTATTTGCCAGCGCGTAATGGCGGGAACTCTAAGGAGACTGCCGGTGACAAACCGGAGGAAGGTGGGGACGACGTCAAGTCATCATGGCCCTTACGGGTAGGGCTACACACGTGCTACAATGGCCGGTACAAAGGGTTGCGAGCTCGCGAGAGTCAGCCAATCCCGAAAAGCCGGTCTCAGTCCGGATCGGAGTCTGCAACTCGACTCCGTGAAGTCGGAATCGCTAGTAATCGTAGATCAGAATGCTACGGTGAATACGTTCCCGGGCCTTGTACACACCGCCCGTCACACCATGGGAGTGGACTGCACCAGAAGTGGTTAGCCTAACGCAAGAGGGCGATCACCACGGTGTGGTTCATGACTGGGGTGAAGTCGTAACAAGGTAGCCGTAGGGGAACCTGCGGCTGGATCACCTCCTTAAACGATGCGTCATCCTCGCGGCAAGCGCTCACAATGAATTACCTGATCAGAATGCTGTTGATACGCAGTGATAAGGGGTTTTGCTCTTCTCACGTTAAAAAGAAAAAAGAAAAGTCTTTTAAAGATATTCTCCTTTTTTCAACGTGAAAGAACCCTTATCACTGCGCATAGCAGTCGCTCTTTAACAATGTATATCATGCTGACATAAACGTCTTTTTAAGACGTTTATACGTAAATTGTTTTGTGATACGTCTCAAGCGTATCCGGCAATCGTTATCATTGCGAGATTCAGACTCCTTCGGGTTATAGGGTCAAGCAATGAAGCGCACACGGTGGATGCCTAGGCAGCCAGAGGCGATGAAAGACGTGGAAGCCTGCGATAAGGTTCGGCGAGGTGGCAAACAACCTGCGACCCGGACATCTCTGAATGGGGAAACCCACTCACCATCAGGTGAGTATCGTATCCTGAATCCATAGGGGTACGAGGCGAACCCGGGGAACTGAAACATCTAAGTACCCGGAGGAAAAGAAATCAACCGAGATTCCCCCAGTAGCGGCGAGCGACCGGGGAGTAGCCCTTAAGCATGAGACTGATTAGACGAACGTGCTGGGAAGCACGGCCGTAGCGGGTGATAGCCCCGTAGTCGAAAATCTGATCATGTGAAATCGAGTAGGTCGGGGCACGAGAAACCTTGACTGAAGACGGGGGGACCATCCTCCAAGGCTAAATACTCCTGGCTGACCGATAGTGAACCAGTACCGTGAGGGAAAGGCGAAAAGAACCCCGGAGAGGGGAGTGAAATAGATCCTGAAACCGTGTGCGTACAAGCAGTAGGAGCCCACTTGTTGGGTGACTGCGTACCTTTTGTATAATGGGTCAGCGACTTATTTTCAGTGGCGAGGTTAACCGTATAGGGGAGCCGTAGGGAAACCGAGTCTTAACTGGGCGCACCAGTCGCTGGAAATAGACCCGAAACCGGGCGATCTATCCATGAGCAGGGTGAAGATTGAGTAACATCAATTGGAGGCCCGAACCAGGATCTGTTGAAAAAGATTTGGATGACTTGTGGATCGGAGTGAAAGGCTAATCAAGCCCGGAGATAGCTGGTTCTCCTCGAAAGCTATTTAGGTAGCGCCTCACGTATCACCACCGGGGGTAGAGCACTGTTTCGGCTAGGGGGTCATCCCGACTTACCAACCCGAGGCAAACTCCGAATACCGGTGAGTGCCAGCGTGGGAGACACACAGCGGGTGCTAACGTCCGTTGTGAAAAGGGAAACAACCCAGACCGTCAGCTAAGGTCCCCAAATCCTGGTTAAGTGGGAAACGAGGTGGGAAGGCTCAGACAGCTAGGAGGTTGGCTTAGAAGCAGCCATCCTTTAAAGAAAGCGTAATAGCTCACTAGTCGAGTCGGCCTGCGCGGAAGATGTAACGGGGCTAAACCAGGTACCGAAGCTACGGGTTCATCCTCAGGATGAGCGGTAGAGGAGCGTCGTGTAAGCCGATGAAGGTGGATTGAGAAGTCTGCTGGAGGTATCACGAGTGCGAATGCTGACATGAGTAACGATAAAGGGAGTGAAAAACTCCCTCGCCGGAAGACCAAGGGTTTCTGTTCGATGCTAATCAGAGCAGAGTGAGTCGGCCCCTAAGGCGAGGCCGAAAGGCGTAGTCGATGGGAAACGGGTCAATATTCCCGTACCGGACATGATTGCGATGGGGGGACGGAGAAGGCTAGGTGAGCCAGGCGTTGGTAGTCCTGGTGAAAGTGAGTAGGCTGAGGAATCAGGCAAATCCGGTTCCTCAAGGCCGAGACACGAGACGAACAGCCCACGGGCTGGAAGTCACTGATGCCACGCTTCCAGGAAAAGCCTCTAAGCACCAGATCATGTGCGACCGTACCCCAAACCGACACAGGTGGTCAGGGTGAGAATCCCCAGGCGCTTGAGAGAACTCGGGTGAAGGAACTAGGCAAAATGGTGCCGTAACTTCGGGAGAAGGCACGCCGGCGTATCGTGAGAGCCCCCGCGGCTTCAGCGAGAACCGGTCGAAGATACCAGGTGGCTGCAACTGTTTAGTAAAAACACAGCACTCTGCTAACGCGCAAGCGGACGTATAGGGTGTGACGCCTGCCCGGTGCCGGAAGGTTAAGTGATGGTGTTAGGCCTCGGCCGAAGCTCTTGATCGAAGCCCCGGTAAACGGCGGCCGTAACTATAACGGTCCTAAGGTAGCGAAATTCCTTGTCGGGTAAGTTCCGACCTGCACGAATGGCGTAATGATGGCCACGCTGTCTCCACCCGAGACTCAGTGAAATTGAAATCGCCGTGAAGATGCGGTGTACCCGCGGCTAGACGGAAAGACCCCGTGAACCTTTACTATAGCTTCACACTGGACGCTGTTGTTGCCTGTGTAGGATAGCTGGGAGGCTTGGAACTGCGGACGCCAGTTCGCAGGGAGCCGACCTTGAAATACCAGCCTGGCATCATTGGCGTTCTCACTCAGGTCCGTGATCCGGATCGAGGACAGTGTGTGGTGGGTAGTTTGACTGGGGCGGTCTCCTCCCAAAGCGTAACGGAGGAGCACGAAGGTACCCTCAGCACGGTCGGACATCGTGCAATGAGTGCAAGAGCATAAGGGTGCTTGACTGCGAGACAG
It encodes the following:
- the pyrB gene encoding aspartate carbamoyltransferase, with product MNSHLLSVDSLSRDSVDHLLRVASRMEPVAQRRQVTRVLEGAVLGNLFFEASTRTRVSFNAAFCRLGGSVCDTTGFTFSSMAKGESLYDTSRVMSGYCDAIVMRHPDQGSVAEFAAATNVPVINGGDGPGEHPSQALLDLYTIDKEFQRLGKSLAGAHILLTGDLKYGRTVHSLIKLLSLYDPLRITLVSPPGLEMPSTLTNLVASRGHRIEQRDSLACDFSDLDVVYTTRIQKERFTDEMNESFQGLSNDFMVNRDFLDQRCSDSTIVMHPLPRDSRPGANDLNVDLNGDPRLAIFRQTDNGIPMRMAIFATLLKVDELIEKDLQPVRWFVPERIGVLDR